One region of Camelus bactrianus isolate YW-2024 breed Bactrian camel chromosome 20, ASM4877302v1, whole genome shotgun sequence genomic DNA includes:
- the TREML2 gene encoding trem-like transcript 2 protein, which translates to MAPIFLLLLLWLQGPISGDPVGSVYSKVQHFEGETLSVQCSYKNRKNHVEGKVWCKIRRRKCETGFTRVWVQGPRYLLQDDTQAKVVNITMAALRRQDSGRYWCMRNSSGILYPLMGFLLEVSPASTTKRDTPLPEVASILKSGIVVTTGPAPAVGPAAPFTTSPTLFAPGLLTLARPLPSPAPGTIRLTSVAGYSFTDASPSTEGSRRTMGPQTVTAFPSNARASSAGPASTPTKAGHLCTRSPTTSRSLLNQLSPSRHQDSYLIVFVGVLALLPVPVMLIVVYGLWKKRHMGSYSMCHDPARPWRDPSTSLEPPWKAAWSEDT; encoded by the exons ATGGCTCCCatcttcctgctgctgctgctgtggctCCAGGGCCCCATCTCAG GTGACCCTGTTGGGAGTGTGTACTCCAAAGTGCAGCACTTTGAAGGGGAGACTCTGTCCGTGCAGTGCTCCTACAAGAACCGCAAAAACCACGTAGAGGGCAAGGTTTGGTGCAAAATCAGGAGGAGGAAGTGTGAGACTGGGTTCACCCGTGTCTGGGTGCAGGGGCCACGCTACTTGCTGCAGGACGATACCCAGGCCAAGGTGGTCAACATCACCATGGCGGCCCTGAGGCGCCAGGACTCGGGCCGGTACTGGTGCATGCGCAACAGCTCCGGCATCCTCTACCCTCTGATGGGCTTCCTGCTGGAAGTGTCTCCAG CATCCACAACCAAGAGAGACACTCCTCTTCCGGAGGTGGCCAGCATCCTGAAGAGTGGGATTGTCGTTACAACAGGCCCTGCCCCTGCTGTGGGCCCTGCGGCCCCTTTCACCACCAGTCCGACGCTCTTCGCACCTGGGCTCCTCACCTTGGCCAGACCCTTGCCCTCTCCGGCCCCAGGGACCATCAGACTGACCTCCGTGGCAGGTTACAGCTTCACTGACGCCAGCCCCTCCACTGAAGGGTCCAGGAGGACCATGGGGCCCCAGACAGTGACTGCATTTCCCAGCAATGCCAGAGCCTCCTCTGCTGGCCCAGCTTCCACCCCGACCAAGGCTGGTCACCTGTGCACCAGATCGCCTACCACCAGCAGATCTCTCCTCAACCAATTATCCCCTAGCAG GCACCAGGATTCTTATCTCATTGTGTTTGTTGGGGTGCTGGCCTTGCTCCCAGTGCCTGTGATGCTGATCGTGGTCTATGGGCTCTGGAAGAAGAGACACATGGGAA GCTACAGCATGTGCCATGATCCTGCCAGACCCTGGAGGGACCCATCTACAAGTCTGGAGCCTCCGTGGAAGGCTGCTTGGTCTGAAGACACTTAA